In Streptomyces dangxiongensis, one DNA window encodes the following:
- a CDS encoding cob(I)yrinic acid a,c-diamide adenosyltransferase, translating into MVNLTRIYTRTGDQGTTSLGDMSRVPKTDLRISAYADTNEANAVIGTAIALGGLHEEIVTVLTRVQNDLFDVGADLSTPVVENPRFPPLRVEQFYVDKLEADCDRFNERLEKLRSFILPGGTAGAALLHQACTVVRRAERSTWAALEVHGETMNPLTATYLNRLSDLLFILARSANREVGDVLWVPGGER; encoded by the coding sequence ATGGTCAATCTGACACGCATCTACACCAGGACCGGCGACCAGGGCACCACCAGCCTCGGCGACATGAGCCGGGTGCCCAAGACGGACCTCCGCATCTCCGCGTACGCGGACACCAACGAGGCCAACGCGGTCATCGGCACCGCGATCGCCCTGGGCGGGCTGCACGAGGAGATCGTCACGGTCCTCACCCGCGTCCAGAACGACCTGTTCGACGTGGGTGCGGACCTGTCGACGCCGGTGGTGGAGAACCCGCGGTTCCCGCCGCTCAGGGTGGAGCAGTTCTACGTCGACAAGCTGGAGGCGGACTGCGACCGCTTCAACGAACGGCTGGAGAAGCTGCGTTCCTTCATCCTGCCCGGGGGCACCGCGGGTGCCGCCCTGCTCCACCAGGCGTGCACGGTCGTACGGCGGGCCGAGCGCTCCACATGGGCGGCCCTGGAGGTGCACGGCGAGACGATGAACCCGCTCACCGCGACCTACCTGAACCGCCTCTCGGACCTGCTGTTCATTCTGGCCCGCAGTGCCAACCGCGAGGTCGGCGACGTGCTGTGGGTGCCGGGCGGGGAGCGTTAG
- a CDS encoding DinB family protein: MTRTDTPPAWDERTQLTTFLDYVRATARAKCEELSDEDARKAPLPGSPLMTMSGLINHLRWVEYYWFRVIFLGQEDEGPWTDEDPDREMRVAVDIPLSRLLGEYAEESARHNELIAAHDLATKARRKRDDGSVFDLRWIVLHLIEETARHNGHLDILRELADGRTGS, translated from the coding sequence ATGACACGCACCGACACGCCTCCCGCCTGGGACGAGCGCACACAGCTGACCACCTTCCTCGACTACGTCCGCGCCACCGCGCGCGCCAAGTGCGAGGAACTCTCCGACGAGGACGCCCGTAAGGCTCCGCTCCCCGGCTCGCCGCTGATGACCATGAGCGGGCTGATCAACCATCTGCGCTGGGTCGAGTACTACTGGTTCCGGGTCATCTTCCTCGGTCAGGAGGACGAGGGCCCCTGGACCGACGAGGACCCCGACCGCGAGATGCGCGTCGCCGTCGACATCCCGCTCTCCCGGCTGCTCGGCGAGTACGCCGAGGAGTCCGCGAGGCACAACGAGCTGATCGCCGCGCACGACCTGGCCACCAAGGCCCGGCGCAAGCGGGACGACGGCAGCGTGTTCGACCTGCGCTGGATCGTGCTGCATCTCATCGAGGAGACGGCCCGGCACAACGGCCACCTCGACATCCTGCGCGAGCTGGCGGACGGCCGGACCGGCTCCTGA
- a CDS encoding sensor histidine kinase, giving the protein MARALPRPHRDDLRIAVGGLAGGVLFWALGTHPRPDTDPVVLWHPAWAPLVPLAVTVVCELLRRVRPRTGLLVGTAALTLDTVTEGSLVTVVLYTDLVYAAVLYGTAASARRIPWITGLCTVLGGVVPATLWRDPQGLLIGVAIGVVAFAPATTGWVVRDHRDAAEAARLRAEQTALLAEMDRAQAVTAERVRVARELHDMVANHLSAIAIHSTAALSIGDPETARDALAVVRENSVAGLAEMRRLIGILRDDSGDRAPAASPTLDGLAALVSAARANGLDVRLDAGRTEVPTPVELAAYRIVQESLTNALKHGTQGRVHVALRQRDGMLDIRVTSPCRPGDPPRAPGSGSGLTGMRERAALLGGRCEAGPESGRWAVRATLPLTGGDSA; this is encoded by the coding sequence ATGGCCCGCGCACTCCCCCGACCGCACCGCGACGACCTGCGCATCGCCGTGGGCGGACTGGCCGGCGGAGTGCTGTTCTGGGCGCTGGGAACGCACCCGCGTCCCGATACGGACCCCGTCGTGCTGTGGCACCCGGCGTGGGCCCCGCTGGTGCCGCTGGCGGTGACCGTCGTCTGCGAGCTGCTGCGGCGCGTCCGGCCCCGGACCGGCCTGCTCGTCGGCACGGCCGCGCTGACCCTGGACACGGTGACCGAGGGCAGTCTCGTCACCGTGGTGCTGTACACGGACCTGGTGTACGCGGCCGTGCTGTACGGCACCGCGGCCTCGGCCCGCCGGATCCCCTGGATCACCGGGCTGTGCACGGTGCTCGGCGGGGTCGTGCCCGCCACCCTCTGGCGCGATCCGCAGGGCCTGCTGATCGGCGTCGCCATCGGTGTGGTGGCGTTCGCGCCCGCCACCACCGGCTGGGTGGTGCGCGACCACCGCGACGCCGCCGAGGCCGCCCGGCTGCGTGCCGAACAGACCGCGCTGCTCGCGGAGATGGACCGCGCGCAGGCGGTCACCGCTGAACGGGTCCGGGTGGCACGCGAGTTGCACGACATGGTCGCCAACCACCTGTCGGCCATCGCCATCCACTCCACGGCGGCGCTGTCGATCGGCGACCCGGAGACCGCGCGGGACGCCCTGGCCGTCGTCCGGGAGAACAGTGTGGCGGGCCTGGCCGAGATGCGCCGGCTGATCGGCATCCTGCGCGACGACTCCGGCGACCGGGCGCCCGCCGCGTCCCCCACCCTCGACGGTCTGGCCGCGCTGGTCTCCGCCGCCCGGGCCAACGGCCTGGACGTCCGGCTCGACGCCGGGCGCACCGAAGTGCCCACGCCGGTCGAACTGGCCGCCTACCGCATCGTGCAGGAGTCGCTGACGAACGCCCTGAAGCACGGCACCCAGGGGCGCGTCCACGTCGCTCTGCGGCAGCGGGACGGGATGCTGGACATCCGGGTGACCAGCCCCTGCCGGCCCGGCGACCCGCCTCGCGCCCCGGGCTCGGGCTCCGGGCTCACCGGGATGCGGGAGCGCGCCGCGCTGCTCGGCGGGCGTTGCGAGGCGGGCCCCGAGAGCGGGCGGTGGGCCGTACGCGCCACGCTTCCGCTCACCGGGGGAGATTCCGCGTGA
- a CDS encoding response regulator produces the protein MIRVLVAEDQSAVRAGLVLILRSAPDIDVVAEAEDGERAVRLAGELRPDVVLMDVQLPRLDGVSATRRIVAEGFADVLVLTTFDLDEYVFGALRAGAAGFLLKDAEARDLLEAVRTVARGEGIVAPAVTRRLIAEFAAAPVRGARSGPAVLEGLTRREREVLGCIGEGLSNARIGARLDMAEGTVKTHVSRLLAKLGLRSRVQAAVLAVELGLHRDDS, from the coding sequence GTGATCCGGGTCCTGGTCGCCGAGGACCAGTCCGCCGTCCGCGCCGGGCTCGTCCTGATCCTGCGCAGCGCGCCGGACATCGACGTGGTCGCGGAGGCGGAGGACGGTGAGCGGGCGGTCCGGCTGGCGGGGGAGCTGCGGCCGGACGTCGTCCTGATGGATGTGCAGCTGCCCCGGCTGGACGGGGTGTCGGCGACCCGGCGGATCGTCGCGGAAGGGTTCGCGGACGTGCTCGTGCTGACCACGTTCGACCTGGACGAGTACGTGTTCGGGGCGTTGCGGGCGGGCGCGGCCGGATTCCTGCTGAAGGACGCCGAGGCGCGGGACCTGCTGGAGGCGGTGCGGACGGTGGCGCGCGGGGAGGGGATCGTGGCGCCGGCCGTGACGCGCCGGCTGATCGCCGAGTTCGCGGCGGCTCCGGTGCGGGGGGCGCGGTCCGGCCCGGCGGTGCTGGAGGGGCTCACCCGGCGGGAACGGGAGGTGCTGGGCTGTATCGGTGAGGGCCTGTCGAACGCGCGGATCGGGGCACGGCTGGACATGGCGGAGGGCACGGTGAAGACGCACGTCAGCCGGTTGCTGGCGAAGCTGGGGCTGCGCAGCCGGGTGCAAGCGGCGGTTCTGGCCGTGGAGTTGGGGCTCCATCGGGACGACTCCTGA
- a CDS encoding glycoside hydrolase family 18 chitinase, protein MRFRHRAAAGFATLSLPLAGLVGLASPAQAASNATATYTKTSDWGTGFGGQWTIKNTGSSSISSWTVEWDFPSGTSVTSSWDADVTNSGTHWTAKNKSYNGSIGPGASISFGFNGAGSGSPSNCKLNGDSCDGTTVPGDAAPSAPGTPTASSVTDTSVKLGWGAATDDKGVKNYDVLRDGKVVGTVTTTSYTDSGLTAGTDYSYTVQARDTANQTGPVSGAVKVHTTGGGGTPPPTGDKVKLGYFTEWGIYGRNYNVKNLVTSGSAAKITHINYAFGNVTGGKCAIGDSYADYDKAFTADQSVSGVADTWDQPLRGNFNQLRELKAKYPKIKVLWSFGGWTWSGGFADAAKNPAAFAQSCYDLVEDPRWADVFDGIDIDWEYPNACGLTCDTSGAAAYRNLMSALRAKFGSNNLITAATTADGSAGGKIEAADYAGAAQYVDWYNVMTYDFFGAWDAKGPTAPHSPLTSYSGIPKEGFTTADALAKFKAIGVPAKKLLIGIGFYGRGWTGVTQDAPGGTATGPAAGTYEQGIEDYKVLKSSCPATGTVAGTAYAHCGSNWWSYDTPATIKSKMAWANSQGLGGAFFWEFSGDTSDGELVSAISNNL, encoded by the coding sequence ATGCGCTTCAGACACAGAGCCGCGGCAGGGTTCGCGACCCTGTCGCTCCCGCTGGCCGGCCTGGTCGGCCTCGCGAGCCCCGCCCAGGCCGCGAGCAACGCCACCGCCACCTACACCAAGACCAGCGACTGGGGCACCGGCTTCGGTGGCCAGTGGACCATCAAGAACACCGGCAGCTCCAGCATCAGCTCCTGGACCGTCGAGTGGGACTTCCCCTCCGGTACGTCCGTCACCTCCTCCTGGGACGCGGACGTCACCAACTCCGGAACCCACTGGACCGCGAAGAACAAGTCCTACAACGGCAGCATCGGCCCCGGCGCCTCGATCTCCTTCGGCTTCAACGGCGCGGGCTCCGGCTCCCCGTCCAACTGCAAGCTGAACGGCGACAGTTGCGACGGCACGACGGTCCCCGGTGACGCGGCACCCTCCGCGCCCGGCACCCCCACCGCCTCCTCCGTCACCGACACCTCGGTGAAGCTCGGCTGGGGCGCGGCCACCGACGACAAGGGCGTCAAGAACTACGACGTCCTGCGCGACGGCAAGGTCGTCGGCACGGTCACCACCACGTCGTACACCGACAGCGGTCTGACCGCCGGCACCGACTACTCCTACACCGTGCAGGCCCGCGACACCGCCAACCAGACCGGACCGGTCAGCGGCGCCGTCAAGGTGCACACCACCGGCGGCGGCGGCACTCCCCCGCCCACCGGTGACAAGGTCAAGCTCGGTTACTTCACCGAGTGGGGCATCTACGGCCGGAACTACAACGTCAAGAACCTGGTGACGTCCGGCTCCGCGGCCAAGATCACGCACATCAACTACGCCTTCGGCAACGTCACCGGCGGCAAGTGCGCGATCGGCGACTCCTACGCCGACTACGACAAGGCCTTCACCGCCGACCAGTCGGTCAGCGGCGTCGCCGACACCTGGGACCAGCCGCTGCGCGGCAACTTCAACCAGCTCCGCGAGCTGAAGGCCAAGTATCCGAAAATCAAGGTGCTGTGGTCCTTCGGCGGCTGGACCTGGTCCGGCGGCTTCGCGGACGCGGCCAAGAACCCGGCGGCCTTCGCCCAGTCCTGCTACGACCTGGTGGAGGACCCTCGCTGGGCCGATGTCTTCGACGGCATCGACATCGACTGGGAGTACCCGAACGCCTGCGGTCTGACCTGTGACACCAGCGGGGCGGCGGCCTACAGGAACCTGATGTCCGCCCTGCGCGCCAAGTTCGGGTCCAACAACCTGATCACCGCGGCCACCACCGCCGACGGTTCCGCCGGCGGCAAGATCGAGGCCGCCGACTACGCGGGCGCCGCCCAGTACGTCGACTGGTACAACGTGATGACGTACGACTTCTTCGGCGCCTGGGACGCGAAGGGCCCGACCGCCCCGCACTCCCCGCTCACCTCGTACTCCGGCATCCCCAAGGAGGGCTTCACCACCGCCGACGCGCTGGCCAAGTTCAAGGCGATCGGCGTCCCCGCGAAGAAACTGCTCATCGGCATCGGCTTCTACGGCCGCGGCTGGACCGGCGTCACCCAGGACGCCCCGGGCGGTACGGCCACGGGCCCGGCGGCCGGCACCTACGAGCAGGGCATCGAGGACTACAAGGTCCTCAAGTCGTCCTGCCCGGCCACCGGCACCGTCGCCGGCACGGCCTACGCCCACTGCGGCAGCAACTGGTGGTCGTACGACACCCCCGCCACCATCAAGTCGAAGATGGCCTGGGCCAACAGCCAGGGCCTCGGCGGCGCGTTCTTCTGGGAGTTCAGCGGTGACACCAGCGACGGTGAACTGGTGAGCGCCATCAGCAACAACCTGTAG
- a CDS encoding DUF2550 domain-containing protein, whose product MVLALTVCGIVVALLAVGLFLFGLRRRLIQRSGGTFDCSLRWDVPEEPDAGGKGWSYGVARYNGDRIEWYRVFSYAVRPRRVLERAQIEVAGRRLPEGEEELALLSDAVVLACAHRGAHLELAMSEDALTGFLAWLEAAPPGQRVNVA is encoded by the coding sequence ATGGTCCTCGCTCTGACTGTGTGCGGGATCGTGGTCGCGCTCCTGGCGGTGGGGTTGTTCCTGTTCGGGCTGCGCCGCAGGCTGATCCAGCGTTCCGGCGGTACGTTCGACTGTTCGCTGCGCTGGGACGTACCCGAGGAGCCGGACGCGGGCGGTAAGGGCTGGAGCTACGGCGTCGCCCGCTACAACGGTGACCGCATCGAGTGGTACCGGGTCTTCTCCTACGCCGTCCGCCCGCGCCGCGTCCTGGAGCGCGCGCAGATCGAGGTGGCCGGCCGCCGGCTGCCCGAGGGCGAGGAGGAGCTGGCGCTGCTGTCCGACGCGGTGGTGCTGGCCTGTGCGCACCGGGGCGCGCACCTCGAACTCGCCATGAGCGAAGACGCGCTGACCGGATTTCTCGCGTGGCTGGAAGCGGCCCCACCCGGACAGAGGGTGAATGTGGCGTAG
- a CDS encoding F0F1 ATP synthase subunit epsilon — protein MAAELHVELVAADRQVWSGEATLVVARTTSGDIGVMPGHQPLLGVLESGPVTIRTSEGGTVVAAVHGGFISFADDKLSLLAEIAELSDEIDVQRTERELERAKAEGDAGAERRADVRLRAAAAR, from the coding sequence TTGGCTGCTGAGCTGCACGTCGAGCTGGTCGCCGCCGACCGTCAGGTCTGGTCCGGCGAGGCCACCCTGGTCGTCGCGCGCACCACGTCCGGCGACATCGGCGTCATGCCCGGTCACCAGCCGCTGCTCGGTGTGCTGGAGTCGGGCCCGGTGACCATCCGTACGAGTGAAGGCGGAACGGTCGTCGCCGCGGTGCACGGCGGTTTCATCTCGTTCGCGGACGACAAGCTGTCGCTGCTGGCCGAGATCGCCGAGCTGTCGGACGAGATCGATGTCCAGCGCACGGAGCGTGAGCTGGAGCGCGCGAAGGCGGAGGGCGACGCCGGTGCCGAGCGCCGCGCGGACGTCCGACTGCGCGCGGCGGCGGCGCGCTGA
- the atpD gene encoding F0F1 ATP synthase subunit beta: MTTTVETATATGRVARVIGPVVDVEFPVDAMPDIYQALHVEVADPANAGEKKTLTLEVAQHLGDGLVRTISMQPTDGLVRQAPVFDTGAPISVPVGDFTKGKVFNTLGEVLNVDETYTGERWPIHRKAPNFDELESKTEMFETGVKVIDLLTPYVKGGKIGLFGGAGVGKTVLIQEMIYRVANNHDGVSVFAGVGERTREGNDLIEEMTDSGVIDKTALVFGQMDEPPGTRLRVALAGLTMAEYFRDVQKQDVLFFIDNIFRFTQAGSEVSTLLGRMPSAVGYQPNLADEMGLLQERITSTRGHSITSMQAIYVPADDLTDPAPATTFAHLDATTVLSRPISEKGIYPAVDPLDSTSRILDPRYITADHYNAAMRVKTILQKYKDLQDIIAILGIDELGEEDKLVVHRARRVERFLSQNTHVAKQFTGVDGSDVPLDESIAAFNAICDGDYDHFPEQAFFMCGGLEDLKANAKELGVS, encoded by the coding sequence ATGACCACCACTGTTGAGACCGCGACGGCTACGGGCCGCGTCGCCCGGGTCATCGGCCCGGTCGTCGACGTGGAGTTCCCCGTCGACGCGATGCCGGACATCTACCAGGCGCTGCACGTCGAGGTGGCCGACCCGGCCAACGCCGGCGAGAAGAAGACGCTGACCCTCGAAGTCGCCCAGCACCTGGGTGACGGCCTGGTCCGCACCATCTCCATGCAGCCGACCGACGGTCTGGTCCGCCAGGCCCCGGTCTTCGACACCGGCGCCCCCATCTCGGTGCCGGTCGGCGACTTCACCAAGGGCAAGGTGTTCAACACCCTCGGTGAGGTGCTGAACGTCGACGAGACCTACACCGGCGAGCGCTGGCCGATCCACCGCAAGGCCCCGAACTTCGACGAGCTCGAGTCGAAGACCGAGATGTTCGAGACGGGCGTCAAGGTCATCGACCTGCTCACCCCGTACGTCAAGGGCGGCAAGATCGGTCTGTTCGGCGGTGCCGGCGTCGGCAAGACGGTGCTCATCCAGGAGATGATCTACCGTGTCGCCAACAACCACGACGGTGTCTCCGTGTTCGCCGGTGTCGGTGAGCGCACCCGTGAGGGCAACGACCTCATCGAGGAGATGACCGACTCGGGCGTCATCGACAAGACCGCGCTGGTCTTCGGTCAGATGGACGAGCCCCCGGGCACCCGTCTGCGCGTCGCGCTGGCCGGCCTGACCATGGCCGAGTACTTCCGTGACGTCCAGAAGCAGGACGTGCTGTTCTTCATCGACAACATCTTCCGCTTCACGCAGGCCGGTTCCGAGGTCTCCACGCTGCTCGGCCGTATGCCGTCCGCGGTGGGCTACCAGCCGAACCTGGCCGACGAGATGGGCCTCCTCCAGGAGCGCATCACCTCGACCCGCGGTCACTCGATCACCTCGATGCAGGCGATCTACGTCCCCGCGGACGACCTGACCGACCCGGCCCCGGCCACCACCTTCGCCCACCTCGACGCGACGACGGTTCTCTCCCGTCCGATCTCCGAGAAGGGCATCTACCCGGCCGTGGACCCGCTGGACTCCACGTCCCGGATCCTGGACCCGCGTTACATCACGGCGGATCACTACAACGCGGCCATGCGCGTGAAGACGATCCTCCAGAAGTACAAGGACCTCCAGGACATCATCGCGATCCTCGGTATCGACGAGCTGGGCGAGGAGGACAAGCTCGTCGTCCACCGTGCCCGTCGTGTGGAGCGCTTCCTGTCCCAGAACACCCACGTCGCCAAGCAGTTCACCGGCGTGGACGGCTCGGACGTGCCGCTCGACGAGTCGATCGCCGCGTTCAACGCGATCTGCGACGGCGACTACGACCACTTCCCCGAGCAGGCGTTCTTCATGTGCGGTGGCCTTGAGGACCTCAAGGCCAACGCCAAGGAGCTGGGCGTCTCCTGA
- a CDS encoding F0F1 ATP synthase subunit gamma, protein MGAQLRVYKRRIRSVTATKKITKAMEMIAASRVVKAQRKVAASTPYATELTRAVTAVGTGSNTRHPLTTETENPARAAVLLLTSDRGLAGAFNSNAIKAAEQLTERLEREGKQVDTYIVGRRGAAHYNFRERKIAESWSGFTDEPTYADAKKVAAPLIEAIEKDTAEGGVDELHIVFTEFVSMMTQTALGARLLPLRLDEVAQESAPQGEILPLYDFEPSAEDVLDALLPRYVESRIYNALLQSAASKHAATRRAMKSATDNAGELINTLSRLANAARQAEITQEISEIVGGASALADATAGSDR, encoded by the coding sequence ATGGGAGCCCAGCTCCGGGTCTACAAGCGTCGCATCCGATCCGTCACCGCGACCAAGAAGATCACCAAGGCGATGGAGATGATCGCCGCCTCGCGCGTCGTCAAGGCGCAGCGCAAGGTGGCGGCCTCCACGCCGTACGCGACCGAGCTGACGCGCGCGGTCACGGCGGTCGGTACGGGTTCCAACACCAGGCATCCGCTCACCACGGAGACGGAGAACCCGGCCCGCGCCGCGGTCCTCCTCCTCACGAGCGACCGCGGTCTCGCCGGCGCCTTCAACTCCAATGCCATCAAGGCGGCGGAGCAACTGACCGAGCGCCTGGAGCGCGAGGGCAAGCAGGTCGACACGTACATCGTCGGCCGGCGCGGTGCCGCCCACTACAACTTCCGTGAGCGCAAGATCGCGGAGTCGTGGAGCGGGTTCACCGACGAGCCGACGTACGCGGACGCCAAGAAGGTGGCGGCGCCTCTGATCGAGGCGATCGAGAAGGACACGGCCGAGGGTGGTGTGGACGAACTCCACATCGTCTTCACCGAGTTCGTCTCGATGATGACGCAGACGGCGCTCGGCGCCCGGCTGCTGCCGCTGCGTCTCGACGAGGTCGCGCAGGAGAGCGCCCCCCAGGGCGAGATCCTGCCGCTGTACGACTTCGAGCCGTCGGCGGAGGACGTCCTCGACGCCCTGCTGCCGCGCTACGTCGAGAGCCGTATCTACAACGCGCTGCTCCAGTCGGCCGCTTCGAAGCACGCCGCCACGCGGCGCGCGATGAAGTCGGCCACCGACAACGCGGGCGAGCTGATCAACACGCTGTCCCGCCTTGCCAACGCGGCCCGCCAGGCCGAAATCACCCAGGAAATCAGCGAGATCGTCGGTGGCGCCAGTGCCCTGGCCGACGCGACCGCGGGGAGTGACCGATAA
- the atpA gene encoding F0F1 ATP synthase subunit alpha, with the protein MAELTIRPEEIRDALENFVQSYKPDAASREEVGTVTVAGDGIAKIEGLPSAMANELLKFEDGSLGLALNLEEREIGAVVLGEFSGIEEGQPVHRTGEILSVAVGEGYLGRVVDPLGNPIDGLGEVETDGRRALELQAPTVMQRKSVHEPMETGYKAVDAMTPIGRGQRQLIIGDRQTGKTALAVDTIINQRDNWRSGDPKKQVRCIYVAIGQKGSTIAGVRRALEENGALEYTTIVAAPASDPAGFKYLAPYTGSAIGQHWMYQGKHVLIIFDDLSKQADAYRAVSLLLRRPPGREAYPGDVFYLHSRLLERCAKLSDDEGAGSMTGLPIVETKANDVSAFIPTNVISITDGQCFLESDLFNAGQRPALNVGISVSRVGGSAQHKAMKQVSGRLRVDLAQFRELEAFAAFGSDLDAASKSQLERGQRMVELLKQDQYQPMSTEDQVVSVWAGTTGRMDEVPVADIRRFEKELLEYLHRKEQGLMTSIREGGKMSDDTLTAIADAIVEFKKQFETSDGRLLGEDTPAAAAK; encoded by the coding sequence ATGGCGGAGCTCACGATCCGGCCGGAGGAGATCCGGGACGCGCTGGAGAACTTCGTCCAGTCGTACAAGCCGGACGCGGCCTCGCGCGAGGAGGTCGGTACGGTCACCGTCGCCGGCGACGGTATCGCCAAGATCGAGGGCCTGCCCTCGGCCATGGCGAACGAACTGCTGAAGTTCGAGGACGGATCCCTCGGTCTCGCGCTGAACCTGGAAGAGCGCGAGATCGGTGCGGTCGTCCTCGGCGAGTTCAGCGGTATCGAGGAGGGGCAGCCGGTGCACCGCACCGGTGAGATCCTCTCCGTGGCGGTCGGCGAGGGCTACCTCGGCCGCGTCGTCGACCCGCTCGGCAACCCGATCGACGGCCTCGGCGAGGTCGAGACCGACGGCCGCCGCGCCCTCGAGCTGCAGGCCCCCACGGTCATGCAGCGCAAGTCGGTGCACGAGCCGATGGAGACGGGCTACAAGGCCGTCGACGCGATGACCCCGATCGGCCGTGGTCAGCGTCAGCTGATCATCGGCGACCGCCAGACCGGCAAGACCGCCCTGGCCGTCGACACGATCATCAACCAGCGCGACAACTGGCGCTCGGGCGACCCGAAGAAGCAGGTCCGCTGCATCTACGTCGCCATCGGCCAGAAGGGCTCCACCATCGCCGGCGTGCGCCGCGCGCTGGAGGAGAACGGCGCCCTGGAGTACACGACCATCGTCGCCGCCCCGGCGTCCGACCCGGCCGGCTTCAAGTACCTGGCGCCGTACACCGGTTCGGCCATCGGCCAGCACTGGATGTACCAGGGCAAGCACGTCCTGATCATCTTCGACGACCTGTCGAAGCAGGCCGACGCCTACCGCGCCGTGTCGCTGCTGCTGCGCCGCCCGCCGGGCCGTGAGGCCTACCCGGGTGACGTCTTCTACCTGCACTCGCGTCTGCTGGAGCGCTGCGCCAAGCTCTCCGACGACGAGGGCGCCGGCTCGATGACCGGTCTGCCGATCGTCGAGACGAAGGCCAACGACGTCTCGGCGTTCATCCCGACCAACGTCATCTCCATCACCGACGGCCAGTGCTTCCTGGAGTCGGACCTCTTCAACGCCGGTCAGCGCCCCGCGCTGAACGTCGGTATCTCCGTCTCCCGAGTCGGCGGTTCCGCGCAGCACAAGGCGATGAAGCAGGTCTCCGGCCGTCTGCGTGTCGACCTCGCCCAGTTCCGTGAGCTGGAGGCGTTCGCCGCCTTCGGTTCCGACCTGGACGCGGCCTCGAAGTCGCAGCTAGAGCGCGGTCAGCGCATGGTCGAGCTGCTGAAGCAGGACCAGTACCAGCCGATGTCCACCGAGGACCAGGTCGTCTCCGTGTGGGCCGGCACCACCGGCCGGATGGACGAGGTGCCGGTCGCCGACATCCGCCGCTTCGAGAAGGAGCTGCTGGAGTACCTGCACCGCAAGGAGCAGGGCCTCATGACCTCCATCCGCGAGGGCGGCAAGATGTCCGACGACACGCTCACGGCCATCGCGGACGCCATCGTGGAGTTCAAGAAGCAGTTCGAGACCTCGGACGGCAGGCTGCTCGGCGAGGACACTCCTGCCGCTGCCGCCAAGTGA
- a CDS encoding F0F1 ATP synthase subunit delta, with translation MNGASREALAAARGRLDALTDSTAVDAAQLADELAAVTALLDREAGLRRALTDPAQPGEAKAQLVQRLIGGQVSGTTADLVSGLARSRWSQTRDLVDAVEELASIADLTAAEKSGTLDDVEDELFRFGRIVSSATGLRAALTDRAAGAPAKTELLHRLLGGRAQPVTERLVTRLATAPRGRSLESGLESLSRLAAERRNRMVAVVTSAVPLSDGQKERLGAALTKLYGRRMHLNLDVDPEVVGGMRVQVGDEVINGSIADRLDEAARRMAS, from the coding sequence ATGAACGGAGCGAGCCGCGAGGCCCTGGCAGCCGCCCGTGGGCGTCTCGACGCGCTGACGGACTCCACGGCCGTGGACGCCGCGCAGCTCGCCGACGAGCTGGCGGCCGTCACCGCGCTGCTCGACCGCGAGGCCGGCCTGCGCCGGGCCCTCACCGACCCGGCTCAGCCCGGAGAGGCGAAGGCGCAGCTAGTCCAGCGTCTGATCGGGGGCCAGGTCAGCGGCACCACCGCCGACCTGGTGTCCGGGCTGGCCCGGTCCCGCTGGTCGCAGACCCGCGACCTGGTGGACGCGGTCGAGGAGCTGGCGAGCATCGCCGACCTCACGGCCGCGGAGAAGTCGGGCACCCTCGACGACGTCGAGGACGAGCTGTTCCGGTTCGGCCGGATCGTCTCCTCCGCCACCGGGCTGCGCGCCGCGCTCACCGACCGCGCCGCCGGAGCCCCGGCCAAGACCGAGCTGCTGCACCGGCTCCTCGGCGGGCGGGCCCAGCCGGTCACCGAGCGTCTGGTGACGCGCCTCGCCACCGCGCCGCGTGGACGTAGCCTGGAGTCGGGACTGGAGTCCCTGTCCAGGCTGGCCGCGGAGCGCCGGAACCGCATGGTCGCCGTCGTCACCTCGGCGGTGCCCCTGAGCGACGGACAGAAGGAGCGCCTCGGCGCCGCCCTGACCAAGCTCTACGGGCGCCGGATGCACCTGAACCTCGACGTCGACCCCGAGGTCGTCGGAGGCATGCGGGTGCAGGTCGGTGACGAGGTCATCAACGGCTCGATCGCGGACCGGCTGGACGAGGCCGCCCGCCGCATGGCGAGCTAG